One Micromonospora eburnea genomic region harbors:
- the cydD gene encoding thiol reductant ABC exporter subunit CydD, whose product MNRRPFDPRLLRRVPAARRDLAMLAALGGLTALLVVAQATALATLLATAVDGRLHRPALAGFVAAVAARALVSWAQGTVAARAAATVKATLRADLLGAVGRHGPTWVAGQRAGQLATLAGRGLDALDPYFTGYLPQLVLSVTVPLAVLARIVLADWSSAVIIALTIPLIPIFGALLGWQAQAATERQWRRLSLLGGHFLDMVAGLPTLRAFGRARAQVDVVRRMADGHRQATMKTLRIAFLSALVLELVATLSVALVAVPVGIRLLGGGITLSTALLVLLLTPEAYLPLRAAGSRFHASMEGLTALDEALSVSAEPASTVPAGERRTTPDGSGEIRFEGVTVEYERTTALRDVTLTIRPGQRIAVIGPSGAGKSTLLGLLLGFVTPTAGRVTVDGVDLADVDLDAWRRQVAWVPQRAHLFAGSLADNIRLGAPDTPDAALARAVTDAALDEVITALPDGLATTLGERGHGLSSGQRQRVALARAFLRDAPLVLLDEPTARLDTASEAVVLAATRRLVARRTALLVAHRPALLEDADRILRVEDGRVTELTPVPAGKVAG is encoded by the coding sequence GTGAACCGCCGCCCGTTCGACCCGAGACTGCTGCGCCGGGTCCCCGCGGCCCGGCGCGACCTCGCCATGCTCGCGGCGTTGGGCGGGCTGACCGCCCTGCTGGTGGTCGCGCAGGCCACCGCACTGGCCACGCTGCTGGCGACGGCGGTCGACGGGCGGTTGCACCGGCCGGCGCTGGCCGGCTTCGTGGCGGCGGTCGCCGCCCGGGCGCTGGTGAGCTGGGCGCAGGGCACGGTGGCGGCGCGGGCGGCGGCCACGGTGAAGGCCACGCTCCGCGCCGACCTGCTCGGCGCGGTCGGCCGGCACGGCCCCACCTGGGTGGCCGGCCAGCGGGCCGGGCAGCTCGCCACCCTCGCCGGGCGCGGCCTGGACGCGCTCGACCCCTACTTCACCGGTTACCTGCCGCAGCTCGTGCTGAGCGTGACCGTGCCGCTGGCCGTGCTGGCCCGGATCGTCCTCGCCGACTGGAGTTCGGCGGTGATCATCGCGCTGACCATCCCGCTCATCCCGATCTTCGGCGCCTTGCTCGGCTGGCAGGCGCAGGCCGCCACCGAACGGCAGTGGCGGCGGCTGTCGCTGCTCGGCGGGCACTTCCTCGACATGGTGGCCGGGCTGCCCACGCTGCGCGCGTTCGGCCGGGCCCGGGCCCAGGTCGACGTCGTCCGTCGGATGGCCGACGGGCATCGCCAGGCCACCATGAAGACGCTGCGGATCGCGTTCCTCTCCGCGCTGGTCCTCGAACTCGTCGCCACCCTCTCGGTGGCGCTGGTCGCGGTGCCGGTGGGCATCCGGCTGCTCGGCGGCGGGATCACCCTCTCCACCGCGCTGCTGGTGCTGCTGCTCACCCCGGAGGCGTACCTGCCCCTGCGGGCGGCGGGCAGCCGGTTCCACGCCAGCATGGAGGGGCTGACCGCGTTGGACGAGGCGCTCAGCGTCTCCGCCGAGCCGGCGTCCACCGTACCGGCGGGCGAGCGGCGCACCACGCCGGACGGGTCCGGCGAGATCCGCTTCGAGGGCGTCACCGTCGAGTACGAGCGGACCACCGCGCTGCGGGACGTCACCCTCACCATCCGCCCCGGCCAGCGAATCGCGGTCATCGGGCCCAGCGGCGCCGGCAAGAGCACGCTGCTCGGGCTGCTGCTCGGGTTCGTCACCCCGACCGCCGGCCGGGTCACCGTCGACGGGGTCGACCTCGCTGACGTCGACCTCGACGCCTGGCGGCGCCAGGTGGCCTGGGTGCCGCAGCGGGCCCACCTCTTCGCCGGCTCGCTGGCCGACAACATCCGCCTCGGCGCGCCCGACACCCCGGACGCCGCGCTCGCCCGCGCGGTCACCGACGCGGCGCTGGACGAGGTGATCACCGCCCTGCCCGACGGGCTGGCCACCACGCTGGGCGAGCGCGGGCACGGCCTGTCCAGCGGGCAACGGCAGCGGGTGGCGCTGGCCCGCGCGTTCCTCCGGGACGCCCCGCTGGTGCTCCTCGACGAGCCGACCGCCCGGCTGGACACCGCCAGCGAGGCGGTCGTGCTGGCCGCCACCCGGCGGCTGGTCGCCCGGCGTACCGCGCTGCTGGTCGCGCACCGGCCCGCACTGCTGGAGGACGCCGACCGGATCCTGCGGGTCGAGGACGGCCGGGTCACCGAGCTGACTCCGGTGCCGGCGGGGAAGGTGGCGGGATGA
- a CDS encoding cytochrome ubiquinol oxidase subunit I, whose translation MDSLLLARLQFATTTSIHFLFVVVTLGLVTLLVALQTAGFVTGKPVYERLTRFWGQLYVINYVLGIATGIVMEFQFGLNWSGLSRYVGNVFGAPLAIETLVAFFLESTFLGMWIFGWHRLRRGVHLAMLWGVAVTAYASAFWVMVANSWLQHPVGYELRDGVAHLTDFGALLSNPTLGFAFGHVVSASLVTGGMLMAAVSAWHLVRRTPDFALFRKSLRLGLLTFAVAVIFLIGFGFAQFGPVGKLQPTKFGGGADRDALIAEWTTRFGPGDYTPPALSNVSLGFMILIGMALFFGILVVPLLWRDWIIRLQFPLWLILIALPLPFIAVILGWLAREVGRQPWAAYGLLPTGQAVSPVNTGLMLTSLVGFSLLLGTLAVSNWVLLARHAARGAHDPALGRPPAPDTDHRPDPVFA comes from the coding sequence CTCGCCCGCCTGCAGTTCGCCACCACCACCTCGATCCACTTCCTGTTCGTGGTGGTCACCCTCGGCCTGGTCACCCTGCTCGTCGCGTTGCAGACCGCCGGCTTCGTCACCGGCAAACCGGTGTACGAGCGGCTGACCCGCTTCTGGGGCCAGCTCTACGTGATCAACTACGTGCTCGGTATCGCCACCGGCATCGTGATGGAGTTCCAGTTCGGGCTGAACTGGAGCGGCCTGTCGCGCTACGTCGGCAACGTCTTCGGCGCGCCGCTGGCCATCGAGACGCTGGTCGCGTTCTTCCTGGAGTCCACGTTCCTCGGCATGTGGATCTTCGGCTGGCACCGGCTGCGCCGCGGCGTCCACCTCGCGATGCTCTGGGGAGTCGCGGTCACCGCGTACGCCTCGGCGTTCTGGGTCATGGTCGCCAACTCCTGGCTCCAGCACCCGGTCGGCTACGAACTGCGCGACGGCGTCGCCCACCTCACCGACTTCGGCGCGTTGCTCTCCAACCCCACCCTCGGCTTCGCCTTCGGACACGTGGTGTCGGCGAGCCTGGTCACCGGCGGGATGCTGATGGCGGCGGTCAGCGCCTGGCACCTGGTCCGGCGTACTCCCGACTTCGCGCTCTTCCGGAAGTCGCTGCGGCTCGGGCTGCTCACCTTCGCGGTCGCGGTGATCTTTCTGATCGGGTTCGGCTTCGCCCAGTTCGGCCCGGTCGGGAAGCTGCAGCCCACGAAGTTCGGCGGCGGGGCGGACCGGGACGCGCTGATCGCCGAGTGGACGACGCGGTTCGGCCCCGGCGACTACACCCCGCCGGCACTGTCCAACGTCAGTCTCGGCTTCATGATCCTCATCGGGATGGCGCTCTTCTTCGGCATCCTGGTGGTGCCGCTGCTCTGGCGGGACTGGATCATCCGGTTGCAGTTCCCGCTCTGGCTGATCCTGATCGCCCTGCCGCTGCCCTTCATCGCGGTGATCCTCGGTTGGCTCGCCCGCGAGGTCGGCCGCCAGCCCTGGGCCGCGTACGGGCTGCTGCCGACCGGGCAGGCCGTCTCACCGGTGAACACCGGCCTGATGCTCACCTCGCTGGTCGGCTTCAGCCTGCTGCTCGGCACCCTCGCCGTCAGCAACTGGGTGTTGCTGGCCCGGCACGCCGCCCGGGGCGCGCACGACCCGGCCCTCGGCCGGCCGCCCGCGCCGGACACCGACCACCGCCCCGACCCCGTGTTCGCCTGA
- a CDS encoding cytochrome d ubiquinol oxidase subunit II, with protein MELAWYALLGLFFATYLVLGGYDYGVGLLLARGATPATRRAALTAVGPFFLGNEVWLVAAVGILFGAFPLLEGELLSGFYPVVLGAVAGVVLVTAGVQLRSRPRAESARAGWDRVVVAGSTLAALAWGALLGGLLQGVPLRADGHVAGVGHLFTPFVAAAALAMLALITVHGATFLTLRLPAADVPPVARLARGLVPVALAAVAAATVLGLLSDRVRAAVARPALAVLLPFALVTALLVARAALGRGRPGMAFTASSAALALPVLLVGAALWPRVLVSTGDPGTSLTVADAAASGPTLSLLGWLALPLLPALLGFQAMCWWVFRGRTDGRAPVYW; from the coding sequence GTGGAACTCGCCTGGTACGCCCTGCTCGGCCTCTTCTTCGCCACCTATCTCGTCCTCGGCGGCTACGACTACGGTGTCGGGCTGCTGCTCGCCCGCGGCGCAACCCCAGCGACCCGCCGGGCCGCGCTCACCGCCGTCGGGCCGTTCTTCCTCGGCAACGAGGTCTGGCTGGTGGCCGCCGTCGGCATCCTGTTCGGCGCGTTCCCACTCCTGGAGGGGGAACTGCTCTCCGGTTTCTACCCGGTCGTGCTCGGCGCGGTCGCCGGGGTGGTCCTGGTGACCGCCGGGGTGCAACTGCGCAGCCGGCCGCGCGCCGAGTCGGCCCGCGCCGGCTGGGACCGGGTGGTGGTGGCCGGCAGCACGCTCGCCGCCCTCGCCTGGGGTGCCCTGCTCGGCGGGCTGCTGCAAGGGGTGCCGCTGCGAGCCGACGGGCACGTCGCCGGAGTGGGCCACCTCTTCACCCCGTTCGTGGCCGCCGCCGCGCTGGCGATGCTGGCGCTGATCACCGTGCACGGTGCGACATTCCTCACCCTCCGGCTGCCGGCCGCCGACGTACCGCCGGTCGCCCGGCTGGCGCGCGGCCTGGTGCCGGTGGCGCTCGCCGCGGTCGCCGCAGCCACCGTCCTGGGCCTGCTCTCCGATCGGGTACGCGCCGCCGTCGCACGGCCGGCGCTCGCCGTACTCCTGCCGTTTGCGCTGGTCACGGCACTGCTGGTGGCCCGCGCGGCGCTCGGCCGGGGTCGGCCCGGGATGGCCTTCACGGCGAGCAGCGCGGCGCTGGCGCTGCCGGTGTTGCTGGTCGGCGCCGCCCTCTGGCCCCGGGTGCTGGTCTCCACCGGCGACCCGGGCACCTCGTTGACCGTCGCCGACGCCGCCGCGAGCGGGCCCACGCTGTCCCTGCTCGGCTGGCTCGCGCTGCCGCTCCTGCCGGCCCTACTAGGCTTTCAGGCGATGTGCTGGTGGGTGTTCCGGGGACGGACCGACGGCAGGGCACCGGTGTACTGGTGA